The following are from one region of the Littorina saxatilis isolate snail1 linkage group LG4, US_GU_Lsax_2.0, whole genome shotgun sequence genome:
- the LOC138964824 gene encoding twinfilin-1-like encodes MSHQTGIIPSPDLEKFFGSAKDGTWRLLKIDIENERLHLTESAKPEGTFEQDYQKMVVRLLEDKKPCYILFRYDSKNSMGYEWLFIFWSPDFAQVRDKMLYAATRATLKTEFGGGQIKEEMFGSVKEDCSYHGYLKHMEARSAPAPLTMAEEELQIIKHNEVNAHINIDTRAQTMQGVAFPLSAEAQDALVKFQNKQCTYLQLSLDLQGELVNLAKMANVEVGDIMSQVPTDAARYHLFWYQHTHEGDYTESPVFIYSMPGYKCSIKERMLYSSCKSPLVDYIERHLEIPLAKKLEIDDPKELTAEFIYDEVHPKVNVAKQAFAKPKGPAGRGPKRMTKPK; translated from the exons ATGTCGCATCAGACCGGAATAATAC CCTCCCCTGACCTGGAGAAGTTCTTCGGGTCCGCAAAAGATGGGACATGGAGACTGCTGAAGATCGACATTGAGAATG AGCGATTACATCTGACAGAGAGTGCCAAACCAGAGGGTACCTTTGAGCAAG ATTATCAGAAAATGGTTGTTCGACTCCTGGAAGACAAGAAGCCATGTTACATTTTGTTTCGCTATGACAGCAAGAACAGCATGGGTTACGAGTGGCTCTTTATCTTCTGGTCCCCAGATTTTGCACAG GTGCGAGACAAAATGTTGTACGCTGCCACAAGGGCAACATTAAAGACCGAGTTTGGTGGTGGACAAATCAAGGAGGAAATGTTTGGTTCGGTTAAA GAGGATTGCAGCTACCATGGTTACCTGAAACACATGGAAGCCAGGAGTGCACCTGCACCCCTCACCATGGCTGAAGAAGAACTGCAGATTATCAAGCACAATGAG GTGAACGCCCACATCAACATCGACACAAGGGCGCAGACTATGCAGGGAGTTGCCTTCCCCCTGTCAGCAGAAGCTCAGGATGCGTTGGTCAAGTTTCAGAACAAGCAGTGCACTTATCTCCAGCTA TCTTTAGACCTGCAGGGAGAGCTGGTGAACCTGGCCAAAATGGCCAATGTAGAAGTGGGCGACATCATGTCCCAGGTACCCACAGACGCTGCCAGGTATCATCTCTTCTGGTATCAGCACACACACGAAGGAGATTACACAGAAAGCCCAG TATTTATCTACTCCATGCCTGGTTACAAGTGCTCCAtcaaagagagaatgctttactCCAGCTGCAAGTCTCCGCTCGTCGATTACATTGAAAGACACTTAGAAATTCCTCTGGCAAAAAAG TTGGAGATAGACGACCCCAAAGAATTGACAGCGGAATTCATCTATGACGAAGTTCACCCCAAGGTCAATGTCGCCAAACAAGCGTTCGCCAAGCCAAAGGGACCCGCAGGGAGAGGGCCGAAAAGAATGACGAAACCCAAATAA